The genomic interval TGTACTACAACTGCAACGTGGTGGTGCAGGCGCGTCTGTGCGTGTACTCCTACTACAGGACGGCCTGCTGCGTCTCCTGCACGCGCGTCGGCCAGAGAGAGGCCCGGCTCTCCGGGAGGTGACTCCGCCCACCCTGCAGGACCGCCGGCGGCCAGTCAGAGCTTGCGTCTAACGgacacaaagattttttttttcttccttttacaACAAAGACATTCTGTCAAAGTGACTCAttttgacatgattttttttcacttttttttttttttttggatgaatgaaatgttttttgtgtgagtTATGAAGCCGACCGCTCTCCACATGTGACACGCGTTTGTGGAGGTCCTTGTTTGTAAACCCCCATCTTCCCATACGTCATCTTTCAACATTATAGGAAATTGATTTAAggactacaaaaacaaaatggtatgTTTACTTTGAAACACATggactgtgtaaaaaaaaaccagtATGTGACTTAAAATAGCACCAGATAAAAATACACGGTTTGTCACTAAGCCAAGAATATTGTCAAAGAATGTTTTGGGGCAATTTCACATACAACTGTATTGTCAAACCTATTttgaaacacagacaggcagcaaaTACTGTAGGTTTCCTCCGCTGtcaatttaaaagacaaaaatgtgcatataaGTAAATAACAATGGATAGCTTAGATGTTCCAGGATTATATGCTTTACTATGATGCTAAAAGCAGACtgtggtgttaaaaaaaaaaaaaaagagaaaaaacaccaTTTCTGGCCACATCCAAACTTTAGAACAAAACCCATCTGATTCCTACCTGCCCAACAGGAATGCAAGGTCAAAACTCCCATCAGCCCACAGTCACATCCCCACTCCCATCACAGGACGCAAATAACAACTCGTTTACTTTGTGTCACCTGTTTTTTAATGAGGAAAGAAACAGTCTGACGGAAAAAAAATAGGCCTATGCCATTGGCTCAGGGATTTTAGCTGATGAGGCAGTTATGATATGGTTTGGCCACAGGCCAGTTTCCccaacattcatttttcttactacactctctctgaaacactgtCGTAAGAGTAGGTCTAgagtaagaggaaaaaaaaaaacatgattggCAGCAATTTTTCTTCATGGCTAGTTTGTTTTTGTCCTCTCCCTGGCTTAAGAGTCCAGACATCCACCACGAATAACTGTTTCACAACATGAGCAGAATTTGCAACGGgctttacaaaacaaacaggattcatttttcactgtccAGAAGCAACAATCAGTCTTCAGCTCCCATAGTACAATGCCAAGTAACAGCATCCAAGAAACATCAATGTAACTAAAGATCTTCTGAGAAAGATCCTTTTCCCATTTAGCTTCTGTTTAGcttatgaaatcaaaataaaatgtttctttttgttgttttaagcATCGTACCGACATTCATCATCAATACTGTCATAGTTTtacaaagacacaaataaaataggatacaatacagtatgttgtataaaatacaaaaaaaaactatactttaaaaaaattataattaccAGAGGTGAACCaagagaaattattttttaaaattagcaaCACTAAAATTTACCCCtgagattacaaaaaaaatcaatccttgtatacatatatatataagtttAGGTTTGATTGCTATTAGGCCTGTATGCACACCGTGCTACGGAAAGCCTGAAGGCACAAAAATACCGAGGCAGAATGATCCCCAGAACACAACACCGCACAGTGGGTCAGAGAAACAGCCTTTCATTTGGCTAGGCAGTGTAATGAAATTGGTTGTTTAAGGCCAATTTATGCAAGTTcatacgaaaaaaaaaaaacaataaagacacTGCTTTGAAATGATGTAAGACCTGACCAACCACACAGGTTTACAAGAGAATACTTGTATGTTAATCTTACTGACTTTTTTCTGAATAAGATAATccactatatatgtatatacatacatatatacacatatatatgtatgtacatatatacacatacatacatgtatatatctGTTAACAATGTTAAGTCTATTATATTAAAACAAGGCTTTTGTCAAAGGCTGTTAAGCACAATATATAAATTTATGTTACATGAATATGTAAGGGCTTTTTGTCACAATTAAGATCGAAAAGCATTCAAGGTGATACCTTTGGCTTTAAGGTTAGTTTACatatgaacaaaagtacaaaaacacgacacacaaataaaaaaattaaaaaccacgacaaaacaactacaaaaacagaaaaaggaacgAGAACAAACAGATTAATATATTATACTTTTCTCAAAAATATCttcaagttttcttttttcaatgttatgtttttgtttttctttcaacacaCGTTTTTCACGTGTGGAATCAACCATGACggtgtgaggggtgtgtgggtggggacGGCTgagcagagtacaacacaagaccaaaacaagaaagaaaaagaaacatcttcAAGTTTGCCATTCCACATGTGCAAGTCGATATAAAATGCTACAACTGGTAAGACACACCACTGATTGTGATCGGGGTCCGGTCCTTTCCGAGAAAGGCTGATGAATTGAGGGAAACTCTgattcctcctctttctctccctctcgttTTGAGTCTACATTGTCGatggtggggtgtggggggggggggtggggactCGAGACTCTCGGGgcgcggagggggggggggggggtccaagtcCAGAGCCCtttcgttctttttttaatttttttttttcctcagtccctctctctctctccgcgcCTCACTCGCTGTCCGTCTCCAGGTCGGAGTCGGACCACTCGACGGGCGCCAGCAGGCCGCGCCGCTGGGCGTACTCGATGACGGCCGTGTAGCAGAAGTAGTACTGGTCCCAGGTCTGGATGCTGAAGGCGCGCTGCGTACGCATGCGGCGGACCGTCTGCTTCACGTCCACCGTGCCGATGTCCTCCAGCCGCGACAGGCAGATGTCCAGCGTGCAGaaggtgcctgagagcagagggagaggatgcTGATCACACACTCTCATTCGAGGCAGACAGCTTTCATTAGCTATCACCCACAGGCCGCTGGGTATTTAGTGAAGCATCAAGAATCAgagcggcagtgtggcatagtggttaaagagcaggactcataaccgaaaggttgccagttcgattcttAACCCACaaccctcagtaaatatccagctgtataactggataacagtgtcaaagaggggaaaaaaagctataactgatgtaagttactctggataagagtgtctgctaaatgccaatattgtAATGCAAGTAATCCAAGTACCTCACTCAAAGGTACAGTGCCTGTAGGTACCCAAAGCAGAACCTGCAGCTGTTTACAGGTCCAGTTCTCTACACACTGCTCCCCCTGCCATACCACTACCAGGCTGAGCTGGTGAACCAAAATGCTGTCTGTCTTGTTTAATGGTCCAGGGCGTGACTGGATCCAGATGCTAACCATGATGATTATCGCAATTCACACCAAAGCTGTCGACTGCCCATGTCCACTGGCAAACCCCATTTTCAAAAACCAATGCAAATTTCACTGGACTGCAGCGAAATCTGGAACAACACAATAACATGCAGTCTCGCACAAACCAGTCAAAACTGCAGCTACAGAACGAGTGAGTACCAGTTCTTCCGATGCCTGCGCTACAGTGGACCACCACAGGGGGGCCCCCTGGAGGCCCTGTCCAGTTGGCGCTCATGGCCCGGAACGCAGCCTCCTGGTGCTGCTTGACCTGGGCCCTGAAGTCCAGCATGGCAGAGGCGGATTTTGGCACTCCGAAATCAGGCCAGCTCATGTAAAGGTAGTGGGCCACTTCCCGCCGCTCCCCTGTCTAAGAGCCACACGGAcggggagagaaaagagaaggacAGCATCAAGTGAATGTTCTTTTGTCTTTGCTCAAATGGTACCACATTTAAAGCTGCTTGTCCCAAAACACACAATAGAACAACACCATAAAACAATATTGTACTGTAACAGACTGTAGTCTACCAATCCAAACTTACTTCCTAAACACATTTAACGTTTCACAAATACTCATTTACATTCTGGAATGAGGAGGTTACAGTAATTACCAGTATCAGAAAAAAACTCCAAGACCAAAgtatctgttttatttacagaTGTAAATTGTATTACACTTGCTGTATTTTGTAATACACACAGTTCTGACGAGtcactggggggaggggggaaccATTTGAGTTTATGAGTGGAAACACTTATGTTTAAACTGAGCTTAACTCCGTCTCAATGTGCTGCATGCATTAACAGATCCAACCAAAGCACACAGAACAAGCTGTTTCCCAGGACTGCAATAACACCACTGCAGCATCTGGCCATATTCATGAAAAGAAGGTCAAGAAAAAAGGCCTGTCTGACATTGTAAGGGCTCAGACAGTTAGGAATGCATATTAAGCAATGCAAGAGCTAAAATAAGTCTTTGAACAGGGCAcactttcagtgtttgtgtctgtctgtctgtccgtgcTTGCTTGttagtgtgtatgtctgtcagACCTATTCAGTTtttctctgtgcttgttttgtctgtttgacGGTGTGTGATTTTATTTCGGTGTTTGTCTAGATTTGGGTGTTCTCTGTCCGGTGTCTCCTTACCTCACAGTTACAGAGCTCCAGGTGTGACAGCTTGAAGTCCTGGAACATCTCGATGTGGCTGTTCTTGACCAGGAATTGTCCGTGCTCCTCGGTGCGGCCTGCCTCCAGGGGCCAGTACTGGCCGCATTTGACGCGGCCCCGCTCCACCACCCTGAAACGCAGAGGGCGCTGTGACTCACCTCAGCGTTACGCCTGCTTCTGTCCCCACCGCTATCACCCACACCCTTTCAAAGCCACCAAAAATGCACCGTTGTGCTCACCGAGTCAAAAAAGAATACTAAGGATAAGGACAAtaggaaaaaatgacaaaatattattttaatgccaCATGAATGGCATTATTATATCATTTATCACAGCGTTTTGACAACTCTGACAACGTCCACAaggtaaataaatgcatatttattcatacatatttcatatgtaTACATATCAAATATCGAGTATAAAGTAGTATGTGATTATTCGTTATTGTAGAACTCCTTACAAGTAGCATTTTTAGATAGGATGAATgatataattatttaataaaagctTTCCATCTATTTTCAAGAGAGGGAATCTCCCCTCAACGAGCACCACGTAGCCATTGTGTGGCAGACTGTATATGTAGGGGGAAATCAGCTAGTGTTagatgcagcagcactgagagctAGATCCTCTTTACATTCCCTGTATTCATCCCTAACAACCTGCTACTGTTAGCGACTGACACGGTCAAAAATAATTCGGTGGGAACCCGCAGTGCCTCACCTTGTTGTCATCACGATGATTAAAACCATTTGTTCCCACACCATGCGCCAGAAGTCACCAAATGTTTTTGGCAAAGGCCCTgagtcaaaaaaaaagcatgtttgttGAGACAGCAGCCTAAAAAAGCATGTTTCCTCTGAGATATAAACTGATTAATGGAGGTTGTTTTTTGATAGCGCACCATTTATAAAACTATTTTTCACTACAACATTCTACAGAACTTTGGGaggttaaaataataaaaagttttttttttttttttttttaagagacaTGCCTCTGGACCTGGGATGCAGTTCATGGTCACACgttcatttaatgaaataataaatgaatgaaataaaaccaaaaatgattttgtcatCTTCTCTCCTGAAGTTTTTACATTAAGAATACACGAAAAGGACAACTTACCCTGAGTGGCAATATAGGCATTGCTTCTCTTGTACCCATCCATAAAACTTGCATTGATATAATCTGAGGTCTGGGAAATAGCAAACAAACGAATCTATTAAACGTAGAAGACTTGAGTTAAAATAAgttcaaaaataacaaaacgCACAGAGATGAATCTTCTCCTTTCCAAATATAGCACAATACGTTTCCTTTAACCCACACTCtcctgccatctagtggcacgAGGGAGTAATGGTAAGTAAACATAAACTTTGCTGTGACCGTAGGAAGAAGCCTTTGAAAAGctgtccctctcacacagcATGACTAAGTAGTAAATCAGTATTAATGGAATAGCCACTCAGTCATGCAGTGTGTAAGGGACAGCTTTGGAAGGACTTCCTCTGGTCAACAGATTAGTTGCAGACAATATGAAGAGTGCCTGTTCGGGTTTCTGTTTAGAATAACTCAGAAATATTATTACTTATATCCACACAAAATGACAACTAGTAACAGCTGTTACAGATATATTACTTGATCTATGACTACTCAAACATATTATCCCCATAGAACAGCGTTTCTcagacctctcctggagtaccacttgtcctgcatgttttagatctctccctgctccaacacagctgattcaaatgattaaCTTGTTATGAACTTCTGAcactgcttaataacaaactgatcatttgaatcagctgtgttggagcagggagagatctaaaacatgcaggacaagtggtactccaggagaggtttgagaaacgctgccaCAGAAGATTTAGTCTTCCCAACGTGGGAAAGTTCTAATCGGAGTGGGAGCGGCAGCACGCTGTCGTTGCTGTCACGAAGAGGGGTTACCTCATCCTCATCATCGTTCAGTGGGCTCAGCTTGACGCGGGACTGGTCGAGGCAGAGGACATCGCTGTACCTGTTCTTGATCTGATTCTGAGGTTTCCTGCAGAGACGGAAAAAGAGATGCTGCTGAACCTGTCCTGTCTGAGAGTAATACTCATGATGttattaaaaactaaaaactaataattgctgttttttctcttggacacaaacagcacaaatgcacaataCAGGGTTATTTGTGAAACTGTTTTTCCCCAGAGGTGACCAAGGCACTACAGCAACAGTGTGACATTAGGGTGAGAAAAACACTGCTCCTGGATCAGTAACCATCTTTTAAACCTAACCCCATCAGTTATGATTAAGTGGGTTTTGGGATCAATGGGAGCGGAGAGACCAAGTCGCACCAGCTTCAAGCATTGAGCCCTCTTCCCCAAAACCTACCACTAAGTGCTTCCACAATAGAGTCATGACCTCCATATGTGCTGCGTATCTTAATAGACTGTGAGGGCATACGAGTGTGTAACATGCCCACTAAATGTACTGAATCTGAGTCTGTGCCCGTTTTTATCTCGTGATGTACTGTTACTAACAGTATTGTCAGTGCCGTCAGGGCCTGCTACAGATATTCTTGCGCTCTGACCAGATATTTGGCTGTATGTGCTTGGCATTAAATGTTCTGACTCTGCCACCGTTGGagcaaaaaaatgtgatttcctGGCTCATTATAGATTTTCATAAAGAGCTGTGGCTGAAGACGGAACATCTGTAATTGCCACTGCTCTGCCCACAGCACCAAAGCTGTCAGCTACTGGAACCTTTCAGACCAGGAAGAAGGGTCAACCGATAGAATGCAGGATCTAAATATCTGGTCAAAATGTAGAATATCTGCTGCTGTCGACAGTAAACCGTTCATATGTTTGTTTATCACACACTGCAAGAGTCAGATGGCGAACGCCGCCTAGTTCGGTAACAATGTAAAGAAGCAGCTGgctaaatgaacaaattcaatGAAGACCCGTTTAATTTAAGGAGACAGATTTATAAGAAGAAACCACTTTAAGTGTAATTTTTAAAGGCGTTctgcaaacatttgttttatgtgagTTTACAGTGTAACATGCTCTGAGCATGTCATATTTGGGCACTTTTGTTGATAATGGTGTAAGCATACCACTTATTGACCTCATATTTGCTTGAAATAATGACCTTGTGTAATGATTAACTGATTAGCCCTTGCAAATTCTTTACAAATAAGCCTTCTGAATGCGACGTTAAACACAAGCACCCATACATGCACAAAGGGGGATGTTGTAGCAAAGCATTTCCAGCGCGCTCTTAATAGGACACGGCCGAAAAACGGCTGCATTCTTCAGCATGCTGCCCTGCTggagggagcagcaggagggagaggtCAGTGTTTACGGCAGCCTTTCTCATGGCCCTGCCCCCCGCACTTCCTCTTTCTGCTGGTTCCCAGCACCGCGCTGGGATGTGGGACAcgccctgcccccaccccccccccccccccccccaaaaaaccccaCAGGGAACAGGATTTAGCTCAAACGCAGGGGGTGGGTGTCCACCCCTACACTGGACTGAAAAAGCGTGTTTTCTTTACGCCGTTTGTGATAATCGTTTTTCATTCGTCAGTATTTTATTCAggcttttccccttttctcacCGTTTTTTGGAGCTGCCATTTGTCCTCTAACTTTAGAGTGGCCAGCTGTACGTTAGGGTCGCCTCACCGCAACATCCTCTGCACTTGGAGGAGGAATACAGCGAATGCATTCCTCTGCTACACTCACACTTTTCCACACTGAAAGTCCCATAGTGCTCCAGGAGAGCCCACACTGAACGTGGGATAGGAACATCTCCCGCATCTGAATGACTCATTGGTGCTGGTCACAGGGTGCCGAGGGAACCCCCATCAATGAATCACCCGCTGGAAGGAGGGGTTCCCGGGCGATGTTGGcgaatgacacagctcagactggAACCCGGGTGTGAGCCGCAGCACTCAGCCTGTTCTCAGAAGGAGCGCATTAGCCCACTGAGCCACTTCATCTTGCAGAAGCTCAGCTGGTGTTAGCACGTCGCTTTACTCCTGGGgagctgcatttttaatgcatctgCACTTGAATACAGGATCATTCAATCCCCACAGAGTCTAACATTCACATGAATCTGTGTTTCAGATCCCTGCccgagccctgctcctccacaAAGCTCCCACATGGACACGCGCTCAGTTCTTACCAAGGCTTTCGCCCTTTAgacactctccctccctccccaggcACAAACCGGTTCCGGTGACTCCGGCCCCAAATCGCAGCTAAGCGTCAACTACTCCACCCATCATGTACACCCACCAGGATTAGCACTCAGATACTCACCTTCATCACAACAAACTCTATCCATATTTTTTGTGCGCTGTCTAGGAGTTAGCTATTCAATGTGTACAAACATcatcaacattaaaaacagctgAGGATTAAGAGGAATTAACTCACCCTAATGATATATTTTCTCCCCATTATCAAAGTCCAATCATTAAAACATGTGCAGAATTCAATTAGAAAATTTGAGCTGTGGTAAAATCGTATTTCCTCACACCACTTTCACGCAAACACAGATTTTTCTGCCACTGTTGGCCTTTTGCTTTACGACACACCTCCTGTTTGCCATGGATTTAAAGGCAGTTCTTCAGAAGGTTTCAACTGGAGATAACAGAAACCAGCTCTCCTCTACTGAACTGTGCTCTTTGGCTGACTGGAGCTGAGGGAGACCAGGGGATGAAGCTTCCTTCACTCGCTGAGGCCATTTCACTTCCAGCTCCCAAAATGAGGGGAACTGTCAAGTGAAGCAAGGCCAGGCATTAGTAAGTGATGGACACAGTCTTACTCATATTCAGCTGCTGAACCTTTGAATCTTAACTCAGATACTCACAAACTCAATCCCATTCCAggactccctccctccctccctccctcgccccccctccccagaagCAAGACTCTTACTTCGAGCAGTGGAAGGTGCCGGAAGGCGGCTCCTTGCGGATCTCCTCGTACTCCTGGTAGATGCCCTtcttcctgctcctcttcaCGTGCTGCACCAGCTCCTTGACGGCCATGCCGCCAGGCTCGGGCATGTGTACGGACAGCTCCAGGCCCCGCCCGGGCGAGGAGGAGAGGGACGAGAGGGCGGGGCTCTGGGACAGCCGCGACTTCTGCGGCAGCGGCGGCACCCCCAGCCCGCCCTCTTctgccccttcctcctcctccccctccccctccgcatcgtcctcatcctcacccCGCCCCTCCGACACCAcggcccccccccctcccagaatCCCTCCCCCGTGTTTGTGGTTGACGGGCGTGTCCGGGGGCGTGTCCGACTGGGGCGGGGGCTGGTGGCCTCGTCCGTTTCTGTTGGCGTTGGGGCTGCCGTCGCACTCCCCGCTCTCTTTAGCAGCGTCCCCCTCCCCCGCGCCCGTGCCCAGCGCCCCCCGCACCCCTCCGTTCCAGTGGGCGTGGTGAGGGGGTCCGCGGGGCGGCTCGGAGCTCGTGCTAGTCCTGTCCTGCCGCTGGCAGTGATTGTGCAGGTTGGCGTTGCTGTCATCGTCGGCGCAGTTGGAGTTGAGCCCGTCGGCGGGGGGCATCTGATCCAGGCAGTAGGAGCTGAGCAGGGTGCCCACGCAGTCCCCGTCCGTCCCCTCCCGCAGCTCGCCCTGGCTGGAGTTCACGCACGCCTGGATCCAGGCGATGTGGTTGTACTGGGAGCAGCCGCCCAGGTGCTCCGGGAGGGACTCCATGGGGATGTGGTCGGCCAGCTCGTGGGCCTTCACCGtgcacacctgtgcacacacacacacacagttacaccgCTTAAAGGCCTTCCAGCACCAAGAACACTGAAAACGCCACACCATCTTACAAAAGACTGTTTTAGCTTGACCTAATATTGatatatgtaaaattgtataCATGCAAAACAATGTCTAATAAGGGACGAATAAACTGTGCATAGTCATAGAGTCACTCAAAACTATCCCAGCGAGGCTGTAAATTTCAGTCTTCataggaaaaaatgttttgaattggACTCTTCGCTCTAACAGCAAATTTGTGTACAAAAGCACTTAGAAACACATGTATAAATTTTTAACGTTACTTGGGCAAACGGTGTACATGCctcaaaaatacataaaaggcGATAAGATGAGATAAGACGGTTACCATTACTGTAAATTACTCTTAATTTCCTGAGATTACCTGAACACTGCATAGAAATGACAGGCTTTTCtgagatgttttctttttcttttcccccccctccccttttcctccTTCTGAAATCTGCGTAGTAGCCTATTTTAGAACATGCTTTGCTGCTGGACCAATGCCTCGCATGTGAACGTGTTTGAGGATCACTGTGCTAGAGGGCGCCAGAGGTGGGACTAGGGGAGCCTGAATGATGAGTCCCACCAAAACTCTTACCCCAAAGCCAGCTGTGTTCAGCAACTCTGGACTCCTGGCCTTCGTCAGCGCATGATGCAGCTAAGTCTGGAATGCACGTCTGGGCTGTAGAGCCCAGCCTGCATTCGGACCAGCGCCTTAACCGGCTGAGCCACCAGGGGCCACCCGTTTTGAGATGTTGTGAGAACTTCCTTACCAACCCCATGTAAGCACACTAAAAAATTCCGTCATCACACGAAAGCTGCTTTGGATATGACCGAGGCTGGAGTGAAACGAGGAGAATACACACATCAGCTGGTTCCCTGTTCAGAACCGATTAGGGTCGGACTGAATGAGCGCTTTATCTGATGGGCCACGGAGTGAGTCGGGAGCCCTGCGCTCTCTGATATCCTGTTGGAGGTATTAGCAGGGCAGATACCGTCTCTGCAGAGAAACTGCTGCGTCATTCTGCCGGGGTGGcattgcagaaacacagacgCGCTGTCTGCCGCAGCTGCAGGGTGGAAGTGAGGCGGGGAGGGAAGAGCCCTGCCATCTGACTCAGCCACTCTTTCTGCGGCCGCGTGGCAGGACGTCGGAAAAGGGCTTTGCGCTGTATGTGGGCAGGAGGGGAGGTCGTGACCTTCGAGGCGCCGCCGAATGCGGCCGGCCGCAGACGTACCCTTTCTCTCAGCTTCTCCCTGACGAAGAGGCGCAGGACGGCGAAGGGCGCGCGGAACCACAGAGGGGACGACACGATGAAGACGCACTTGAGGCGGGCAGGAAACGCACCCTGACCGGGGGAGGACAGAGGACAGATTACTTTAGACACCGCCCTTCACAACAGTGTCACAATCACAATTGTTGCGTTACAAATGCCGCCGCTGCAACTGACGGTTTGGTTCCGTCGGCTACATCTATACCAACTGCAGTGATACTCGGTTGTaatcaacacattttaaaggacAGCGAGAAAAATTGTACACTCCTCATggggttaattttcaaataagtAATGCAGATTTTCCATTAACAAGCTATTAATTTCATGGCCTTACTTCCCcagcaatttttaaatgttcaagCCTCGAATAGAcatattaaatttgaaatgtttctgttactgtttcagagaacagccttaCAGTAGGTATCCTTTAAGCTGCAGCATTCTGATCGCTTAAACACTTCACACAACAACTTCATTTTTGAAGTAATGATGTACCCAAAAAATGAGAGTATGTCTATCACCAGTGTGCCATTACAGAACAGTCTGgaagcagagagatggaggaggaggaggaggaggaggaggaggagaaggaggagaaggacacTTTTGGCAGAGCAGCAGTTGGAACAGATGGGCTTTCAGGAGATTCCGGAAGGTGGGATCAGATGGAGTAAACACTTACGCAGGAATCTTAACAAATCCCAATGGAAATATTAACAAGACCACATGGTTTCCTTCCAGGTGCGTGCAGAGCCACAGCTAACGCTATTTGCGATGTCTGagtgcatttcctttttcagcAAACTTCAGTCTGCAACACTCACGTCTGCGGCACGctacacatttttc from Megalops cyprinoides isolate fMegCyp1 chromosome 22, fMegCyp1.pri, whole genome shotgun sequence carries:
- the LOC118769630 gene encoding tyrosine-protein phosphatase non-receptor type 9-like, translated to MAEALTSQEELAVEEFLTELKNREQHSVVMVSQSTAVKFLMARKFDISRAIDLFQAYKNTRLKEGIFNINPDEEPLRSELLSGKFTVLPGRDSKGAALALFTARHHRPDITTHKAVLQAIIYQLDKAIESIQTQRDGLVFIYDMTNSTYGNFDYELCVKILNLLKGAFPARLKCVFIVSSPLWFRAPFAVLRLFVREKLRERVCTVKAHELADHIPMESLPEHLGGCSQYNHIAWIQACVNSSQGELREGTDGDCVGTLLSSYCLDQMPPADGLNSNCADDDSNANLHNHCQRQDRTSTSSEPPRGPPHHAHWNGGVRGALGTGAGEGDAAKESGECDGSPNANRNGRGHQPPPQSDTPPDTPVNHKHGGGILGGGGAVVSEGRGEDEDDAEGEGEEEEGAEEGGLGVPPLPQKSRLSQSPALSSLSSSPGRGLELSVHMPEPGGMAVKELVQHVKRSRKKGIYQEYEEIRKEPPSGTFHCSKKPQNQIKNRYSDVLCLDQSRVKLSPLNDDEDETSDYINASFMDGYKRSNAYIATQGPLPKTFGDFWRMVWEQMVLIIVMTTRVVERGRVKCGQYWPLEAGRTEEHGQFLVKNSHIEMFQDFKLSHLELCNCETGERREVAHYLYMSWPDFGVPKSASAMLDFRAQVKQHQEAAFRAMSANWTGPPGGPPVVVHCSAGIGRTGTFCTLDICLSRLEDIGTVDVKQTVRRMRTQRAFSIQTWDQYYFCYTAVIEYAQRRGLLAPVEWSDSDLETDSE